AACTCGTCAGtgtcatttccaaaagaacTTCACAGATTCACATGGTGTTAGTGTTTTGTGCTATCAATGGCTAAGTCATATGATCCGATCCAGAAACTAGGATTTATCATACCATTAACACTTACAGATAAATACAGTACATAAATTAATTACATGAGAATAGATTCAACacatatatgaatataaaagtGGGCAAAAATTTGGTGTCTCATTGCGTTAAGTGGCTTGACCATATCCAACCTTTACCCATTAATTTCTTTGCGTGTTAAGCCAATAAGTATGGAATGatgagaattttctttgtgattttaAAGATTTAGATTCCAAAGTAACTATCTAGAGAGATTAGGATgagtagaaattgattttaCATTTCTCCCCTTTAAGCAAGTAAGACTATCTCTTCTACGAATATCCAAGCATGAGAATAGAAATATAGATGATTGGACCGTGTGTTAGACGTCAATAATCAccatttttgataaataaatgatacgggaaataaatcaaaattagttTCATAACACTGAAACAGAAATGCATCTAGAAACGTGCTATACAAGCACAACATAAACTTTCAATGGGAATTAGTATAGGACTATAAAAGAAATATGTTAGATAAGGCCATAAACTCTATTATAGGAAGtttttgaacaaacaaaaagaagaagtaaagtaaaagaCATAATTCAAGGGAGAAGATACATCCGGCGCAATATCGGTCATTTCATATATTgaaaatgtttatttgatttttatatgaAGAAAGATTACAAAACTAGGTTTTCTTTTAATGGAAACATAGCCTTAGTGACAAAGTTGACATTATATAATGCTAAAAGGGTAAAAAGCATAAGTAATGTATCTTTTGGATCGAGAGAGTTTACTTGTGGGGTTGATAGATTTAATGCAATctcaataaatattaatttattttggtaAGTTTGAAAGGTGGGGAtaagtttgaaaaaagaaatgaaaataggGACTTGTTTTGCTATTTACATTGTTAATGACTAATCTAAAAGCTCAAACTATTAAAAAGGTATGGTTCAATATTCAAATGCAAGGATATTCCACCTATGCATACGCTAGATGTGCCTTAATATGGAAGCATGGAAATTGACAATTGGAGAGGAAAATAAAGGGCTTGGAGATATTTAAAATACATTACTTTGCTACCAGTCAAAAATTAAATCTGATGATAGTCCATCATGTATAAgtaacatttttcatattttgggATTTAGAGAAAATCTAGAGAGATTAAGTGGATCGAAGCCctatttatatgaaatttcgGACATAAGACGGTCTCAATCCTCAATTACAGATAAAGAACCATTCAGCCTCAACAAAAGTCACGTGACTATCACATGACCGCTCATTGATCCTAACAAAATAAGGAAAGattaaatagagaagaaaaacacTCAGAACACTATATGACTATGCTTCTGCATCAAATGGCcataagaaataaaatcaagctCGATGGTGAGAGTTTTAACAAAAAACTAAATGTTTTCACCTGTAGATTTCCCTTATAAAGTCGTCTCACTTCTTTAACGTTTAACACATCTTCAATGGCGTCTTCAAGGTTCTTCAGCAGTTGACTAACTTGATCTTCAACTGCAGCAACCTTTCTGTCAAACCTCACAGAACCATGTAAATCAGAAACATTGTAATTAGGCTGATCTGTATGCAACTCGAATAGCAGCTGTATGGAATAAGTAAGATTTTCTTCGATGCTTTAGTCTGTCCAAACTTCATCAACTTAAGTTCATCACATTCACCCTTAGGAAACCTCTTGCACTTCAAATGAACATGTACAAGCCTCCTTCCTGAAAATCCAAACCCTTCTTGTTATCCCCAATGAGAAATCCCACATCAGATTACCGGACTTGGGTTAACCATTCCTGTCTAAGCATATGTTCAAAGGTGAAAAGTAGAATATCCCAATTGAATGTTGAATCTCCTCCCCAAAGTCCAACGATGGCTTATGAGTTTCCCATCTTTATCAGAAAGTCGGAATACCATGCAGCCTAACAACTTTTGAAATGAAGAAATCCACGATATCTGTTGTATCAGATGACTTATAACAGGGAATGAAGTATGCCATTCTTCTTTCTAACGATCAATCCACTACAAAAAGATTGAGAGTCATACCCTTTCTTGGCTACTGAAGTCCCTAAGATAAAATCCATTAGAAATGAATCAAAGGTGCTTCTGGTATTTGCTGAATGCATGTAGTGGATTCAATCAAACCTGTGTTCTTTGAGTTCCCCTAGCTAAATTAACAAGACTAATATACTCAACAATTTGCTCAGGTCTTGGTACATTATTGGCCAAAATGACAATCGGCCATCAGATTCATTGTTTTTATCCCGTTAAAATGTCCAAAGATTCTCTGATTATATATTTGCATAAAGAACCTTCTGGACTACATAGCAAATTATCTTCAAATGGACAACAACCATTAACTGGAAGGCAGAAGTTCTACACTTGCTTCTTCTTGTGACAATAAGGATAAATGTGGTACTCATTTATTAGCTCTTCAAAGCTTATAACACGAGTACTCAACATAATTAGAAATAGGGATAGCTCAACCATCTGTCACGACATTCTATTCTCCCAATTTGAAATTCAATGAAACGTTAAATTAATCCAAAAATGGACACCACGGACACCACTTTGCAGGTTTGTCAGTAGTCTTCttcttgaaatttaaatatCCAAAAGAGTCGAATGGTGCCCTGAGATGACAGACCTTGATGGGTACAACCATAGGTAATATCCACCAGGTCTCACGCTTCTATGGTGATTTCAGTAATAAGGTAACAACTTTCAATAGATAATTCAAAAGTTGACTTCGGGTTGACATTAGGGGATTTACCCATTTGCACTATGCAGATGTACCTCAACTTGCTTCTGCATTCATTTTACAATTTTGGAAGTAATACCACATAAAGTCCTATAACAACGAAACATATTAGTCAATATCTGAAAGTTCAATTTCGCAGTATGCAGTCGGTGCTGGAACGTTACAAGCAGTTGAGGGGGGAAGGCTACCAACTACGTAATCCAGCTTCAGAAATCAAGGTAAGAATCTGAAAATACCACCTCTTTTTTTCTACAAAGTTTGCACAGAAATGTCAGATGTCTTTCACTTTCGAAATACTCATTTTACACTAAAATGGCATAATCATCCCGTGAAAACTGTCATTCCATTAGTAATTTCATACTCAAGCTGTAAAACTTCACCTGCATGATACTTtacttcaatgtcaaaatgtttctCTTTATCATATGATCAAgcaaaaaatgcatgaaaaatgcCGTAACTAATTTGACATGTTTTAGCATTGAAGCTGAAGATCAGCTGCATACAGAACTTTGCCTATCCCAGAAAGTGGCCATAGAATTTTTGTGCAATGCAGTTTAAAATAAAGCGCTTGTTCGAAGAACATAGCAACTAATGTAGCAGAAAAATGACACTTGCTGCAAGGATTGGAGATATAATTGGCCAGGTCCTAAAAATAGCTCCACACAAGCTAATCATATTAGTGTTCTTTAAAAAGTGTTAACCACGGTGTACTGCCAAATAACATCTCAATCTGCCTTTGTTGTTTATTTACGTAACCTTTTCACCATATTAATacttattttaatgatgatgaccagaattttttaaaactaaaccTATTTAATAGACATGGAGTCTGAATGTTTGGGTAGAAGAGAGAATTGGATTAACCCACTTGAAAGCCATTATTCAAGCTAAGAAACTTCAGGCAGGATTCTTCATCAACCAATTCGTGCATAGTGGTGACATCTCCATAATGCATGGCTTCAAGACTTAATATCTAACCAAAACGCCTAACCATAGCATAGATGACGAacaagaaaagtacaaaaaagatAAACTGCAAGGGCAGTGAAGCAGGAGTCATCAGAGAATGTCGAAGACCATTTCATCGGAAGTCTAGTAATGGAGGACTTCAATGGATTAAGCAAGCAAGGGAAGCCAAATATGTATCCATAGGCCAATCAGCTGTCAATAGTCGTATAGAATGTGATTTATACTCCCTCAAGCAACTATGCTATGTGGCATCGAGAGAACCATTAGATAACTCTTTTGGAGATGGAAAGAAGCCTTTGCTTTATGCTTGAAAGTAAAGTTCCCATTGACTAAAGGGACTGGAGATCGGAACAAGCTCTTCTACTTTCATGTGACCTAAGTGTACCATGTCGCTCAAACGAGATCTTTCATGTGATATAAGTCTAGCATTTTCCTCAAATAAGCTTCTCACAAACATAAGAAGGATATGGAGGAGAAAGTTGTTATATGTGACCATACCATTCAAAGTTCTTCATTCTCTAGAAAGACCAGCATTACATGAAGTTCCCAAAAATTTCAGCTAAATCCCGTGTGCTTACTCAGATGCAAAGCACCGCAGGACACCTTCAGGAACAACGAAGGAAGTGGACAAGGTAACTTTTTGGGAAATAGCATCAAAGCTACAAAGAAGCTCTCCGACAGAGGAAACTCTCATTAAGAACCTCTGACTTTGACTAATATGGGCTTAATGATATACAAGTCATTCTCAGTGCTATTAACTTGACAAATCCAGGTGAAGTTTCCATATATTTTCAAGCTCACTAGATCACTCTATTGACCAACTAGGTATGAAACTAAGGAAAAATCTACATAGCGGAGGAATGACATAATGTCAATGACGATGGAAATTGCTTTCAATGCTCAAATGGGCAACAATGACCCTGCTTCTCTAATCTGACCAAACGTATGGAGCATCAGCACCTCAAAGTTGAGTGCAAGGTACTGGTAACTAACCGCCTTACCACCCAGTGATGGATCAATAGCTTTTAGTTATATCCCACTTGCAACCGGCTAAGTAACGCTAACGTCCTTGCCTTTGCATTTGCAGAGTCAAGTCAGAAGTTTCAGAAAAAGTATGCCAAAGATGCAAAGGAGCCTCTGGTGGCTCAACAAGTTGAAAGGATAAGCAAAATTTGAGCGAAGGAAAATTCTCCTTTACCTAGCCTCAAGAGAAACAAAATTCTTTGGGTTCAAGCAATCATCTGGAAACAGGAAATTCATGAAGATTCGTAGAAAATATTGCTAATGATCCCATGTTTGAGAATATCATTACTCTCAATGAGCTAGAGAGACTAAAGTAAAGAAATGCTTACCCACCTTATCATCTATCCTTTCATACAAATGAATTATGCGTGCATAAAACTAATGCTAAAGTAAGTGAGGTTTATCAGGTCATTGTGTGGTAGCTGAAGCAATCAATCTATTGCAATTGCACTTCAATTGGGGTCAATAAGTGCCAAGGACGTATTAGAAGCAATAGCATATAAAAGGGGTAATGATTCCCCAAATACTTgagcttttgcttgttttaCAATCGATTATTCAATCAAATACCTCAACTTGTTCAATATGGGTCAACGTGAGACCttcattaaaattttgaatggaaaatgccAAATTGGACACTAATGCCGGTAGATAGCCATTAATTGTCTACATTGGTGTATGATGTTGGCCTCTTATATTGACATCATTTCAACAGAGTCACATTGAATGGCCAAGATTATCCAAGTcagtattctctctctctcctcgtcaCCCAACAcctaaatgaaaaatgtcaTAATTGAGCTGATACCAATTGGGTTTACCATTTTTCTAAGTAGGCGAACCTATTAAAATTGCATGACATGACCATTACTAGAGGGAGGTCTCGTATTGACTTACATGTAAAAAGTTGAGGTACTTGTTTGAAAAATAAGTTTGGGTGCTTGATTATAAAACAGACAAATGTTCAAATACTTGTGTTGTCATTGTCCCTAGCGGAACTAGTGTTGTCATTGTCCCTAGCGGAACTAGCAACAACAACCGACAACAAAAACTAGGTCTTCTCCCACTAAGTGAGGTTGGCTTTATTTATCCTAATGTGTCATTGTGCACTCTTTTGACTTGAGTCTTATGTAGGTACTCCAACTTTCTCCTTATCATTTATTCCATGTATTTATAGGCTTTCTCTTGCCATTATTAAACTATGTATCCATCCTGCACTCACATCTTCTCACTAGAGGATCTCAAGAACATTGTTCCAAATTTCCAGATATCCTCAAATGAGCTTTCCTCATTTTACCCTTGATTAAGGTCATGTCATCGTTCTTCAAAGTTGGGGCTTGAACTGTACTGCCCCAACCTCACATAGGATGTGAGAAGACTTATGACTTGATTTTACGAAACCTGAGGGTCACTCCTTAAGTATTTGTTTTTTGGGGGATTGGTCCATATGAACTAGACTGGCTCGTTATAAAAAggtatttttagaatatttaaataataaatcatactttcatttaataacttaaacttttaaaatagttgataaAAGTGTCACCAAAttctcacatggtatcagaatTGGAAGtcttgaattcaaatctttctagatCCTATTTGCCTCCTCGATTGAATTTTCATGCTTAATATTAcgtaaaaagaccaaattgagcataagagggagtgttagaatatttaaataataaatcacctCTTTATTTAACAACTTAAGATTTTTAAACAATTGGTAGTGGTCCCACCAAATTCTCATAGATATCAAGCAACACACTAGTAGGAAGTGCTTGAACTAGGAGCATGTAGGATACTGCTACGCCATAAGAGGCACCTCCAGAACCTGTTTGGAGCAAAGTGTTACATGGTTAAAGTCACCTCTTGAATCTACATGCCACTTGTAGATTCTATGTAATTATTTCTGGTGTTTGGTTAAAGAGCCAATATTGACAAGCACATCAGTGCAATGATTAGGAAGTTTGTGACACTCCAATCTCACTTCTAATGGAAGAGGACTTATAGCTTGATTCTTAAGGAAATAACCCAACTCCAACGGCCACCATTTTAATAATCCTTTTAGGGGCTTGGGTTTGAACAACGAGGGGACCGGACTACATCATTACATGAACCATGCTATGACATTTTCTAGGACATGCTTAAGAGCAAGGTGTGCCGCTAGAGCATTAAGTGCAAGTCTTAGGTCAAGACATTGGCAAGCAGAGAAGTCGTTCAAGAGTGAAGCGTAGCACTGGCAATGACTGATTGGTGCAAAAGGGAAGGCTGGGCTACCTACTCATGGCCGGGCAGGGATGCGCTAAACAGAGTAAAGCATGGCACCGCGAGCCAATGGTGCCCAAGTCCTCTAATGCACAGGCTATTTGTAACAAACCGGCTGGAACCACATGAGCCAAATCCTTTAAAGTGTTACTCAAATTCGTGGTGACTGTAGATTTAGGCTGCTAATAATGCATCAGTGCAatccctctctcactctttGTAGACCCCCGTAGTCTTACAACCTCCTTCCCTACATATAGCAATAACGCCAACATCAACACCCGCCCATAAAGTTCAACCCATTAAGCCCAAAACCATCGAGGGAGGTATGATAAATCCTGCACTTCGGCCGGTGCCTTACTTTGATATCATTTGTTACAACCTCACCCAATCCATGTGAGCTAAGCCCCAAAAGGAGAAATCAAGGTGGTGGTGACCTTTGGGAGTGGGCAGAGTACTCAATATATCTCTCCTACTCTATGTGGGGCTTGGGGCGTTGGAGTGTTTGGGAGGCCATGTGCACTCCAAGAGAGTTGTGAGCGGGCAACTATGGGCTGTCTCAGGGTTGGTTGAGCAAGGCACATGTTGCCTCATTCAAGATGATGCATATCCTCTGCACAGGCTAATTCAAGAACAGAGTGATTAGATCCATGAGCTAATGGACTAGTTCACGATGCATTTCTACGGGTGAAATCCATGTGGAAGAGCACAGTGCAAGTGCACTTGCAGGTTGCACCAGAAAGGTGCATGTGGATAGAACTACGGAAAGAGAAACTATGAAACAATGCAACACATATTATAATCTACAACAGATCAACAGCTAGTGCAGGCCAACTTTTATCTGCAAGGTTGCACATTTTTCCAACGTACTTGCTTTGAGAAGCCTACTTGCTGCAAATGCTTCACTGATCAAACACCAAATTCAATTGGTAGAAACTACTGTAGTTAATTTAATCAGGATTCGATGAAGGAAAGCTCACTTCTGTATACTTAAATAATGCTTCAAACTTCTACTTACGAGTAAAATATCCCCAACACATCCATTAGAAAAATATCATATGCAGGTTCTTTCCTTACAGACCCTGCCTGCAGTTGTACTTGTCTACTCAGTCTTAGGATCATCTGTTCCATCAGTCCTCATCAGTCATTATGGCCATGGAAATCCATGTAACGCTTTCAGAACTTTCACATTGTATGACATGCACCACACCAATGCTTTCCCATTCATTAGCTTTTCTGTCGTGCTACTTCTATGATGTTACCAGCATTGCCAAAGAGAGGTCGAAAGCTTAAGACAACAGCTGCAGCACCTGCAAGAGCACCACAGGTACAGTAATCTTCCACTTGGTCATGAGTCTTTGGAGAATGAACATGAATGGTGTAGAAGTGGAGTTCCAAAAGGATTGAGGACTCTTCCAGTTATCTCACTAAATGATATATAGCATGCTTATCTGAATTAAAATTATGTTCCAACTGTTAGCATCTGTTAGAATTTTCATCTTGTAGATTGAGGAATATCAAGATTCAGTTTCAAAAGTACAAATTGCCATGGTGTCAAAGAATTCACTTGTGCGAAAAACTTGTCTGTTTTTGGTAATACTTATCCATGTCTGAGGAgagaacaaaatatatatttcatcttCTCAATCACATGCATTAAGAATACTTGTGTAGAGCAGATGAAGCCTAGAGTCGATAGTGCAGCACAGTAATTATTTCGTAACCAAAGAAGACAGCAACTTCTCTTATAATCACTAAGCATAATCGACCATATTCTATCTACTTGATATGTAAATGGTTCAAGAGAGCTACTACTGTCCTGGCAAAACTAGCATAAAGTGTTACCTGCTGCGACCAAATGGATCTTCTTAGTCCATCCAGAATGCATTTGTGGATTAGGCCCACCAAGTTTTTTATTGTAGAGGGGACAATAACATCAGGGATTCATTTTGAAACTATCTGATCAACTGTATAATTCTAGTTATTTTGGATGAGCTCCAAGGACAAAGAAATCCAGAAACTATCATATTTTGGGGTATACTTTCTCAGTTATTTTAGCTGAGCTGCCAACAAAAAGAAATCCAGAAAGCTTCCTCAAGCTTGTACAACCTTGGGAGGCTATACTGTGTCCAAGACTTTAAAATAGACTAGTTTCATTGATATAATCAGTAAAGTCCTTTCGGAATTGCTAAAGTAACTCATTACGATGGCTTCTAGATTTGAAAATGCGGCAAATTATACATTAGAAAAATGTCCATTCACTCAactaaaaaattggaaagggTGTTGGATGCCTTTTGATATGATATGCTATCAGAATGTCAAGTATCTAGAGACATAAGAAGGTCTTCAAAATGTGGCAGGAAATTGATAAGTTCTCAAGTCTGAGCATGATTTCTTCTCTTCAATCTGATACACACAGGCAATTGATGGGAGAACAACTCTCTGGCCTCAGCATCAAAGATCTGCATAATCTAGAAAACCAACTAGAGCAAAGCCTAAAAAGCATCCGTGCCAATAAGGTAGTAGCTGAATATCTGCCTCAAACTCTCAAACATTGTTTCTGTATTACCACCAGATCCAGGAAAAGACGACACAAGCTCACTTTATCCGAGGAATAATTCTGGTAATTCTTTCTCTGCAGGAGGTAATTTTCTCTGCTGATGTAAAAGAGCTGAACCTAAAGGTTTCAACAACCTAACGACTTCATTCCAATAGTACGGTTATCAACTATCAAGTGACTCACATAAGCTTAATTCATTCCAGGGAAATGTGATGCATCAGGAAAACATAGAGCTTCACAAGAAGATCAGTCTCTTCCTTCAGGAAAATAATGCATTGAGAAAGAAGGTATAAGTTCAGATGACAAGTGCATCTATTACATGTCAATCAATTACTCATCTTTTATTTTactgacaaatttcctaatccaTAGGTCTGTAGAGCAAGCGATGTGAATCAAGCTAACCAATATTGCCATGAACCATCAACTATGACCATAGTGCATGACTTGTTTGCGCCTTCAAACCTCCGTCTAGGCCAACCACAGCCTCAGAGTAAAGAAGTCCCCCTTGAAGCAACCAATCTGGGGTAAATTTCCCACTCAATTATTTTGAAGAGCATACTTTCAATCAACGACATGTCTTTCACACAACAGATCTGATTAAGCACTGTGAACCAGACTGCAACTGCATTAGCACGAGTTCAGACTGTGGAATGGTTATCAACGCATTGCATTGAAAGCTAGCAGACAGTTCAAAAGTTCAAACTTCTACAAGTTATCTTCAAACAACAAACTTGTATACTCACCAGAAAGACTTCAAGGTATGGTATGTCGCGTCTAAAACTCAGAACATGGGACACTTTATCTTTGTAAATGGAAATAAGTCAATAAATAATGAAAGCAAGACGACATGCCAGAAGGTATCGACCATCATCAGCTAAGTTGTCGTCCCCTTTCTAACCAACATCTGTTAAAAGGTTTGTACTGCCA
This Eucalyptus grandis isolate ANBG69807.140 chromosome 7, ASM1654582v1, whole genome shotgun sequence DNA region includes the following protein-coding sequences:
- the LOC120295430 gene encoding MADS-box transcription factor 27-like: MGRGKIAIRRIDNTTSRQVTFSKRRNGLLKKARELSILCDAEVGVIVFSCTGKLYDFASSSMQSVLERYKQLRGEGYQLRNPASEIKHCQREVESLRQQLQHLQEHHRQLMGEQLSGLSIKDLHNLENQLEQSLKSIRANKEVIFSADVKELNLKGNVMHQENIELHKKISLFLQENNALRKKV